One stretch of Arachis hypogaea cultivar Tifrunner chromosome 20, arahy.Tifrunner.gnm2.J5K5, whole genome shotgun sequence DNA includes these proteins:
- the LOC112786892 gene encoding uncharacterized protein, whose protein sequence is MEITRSSSFLIILLVFVSSLVETNAYYYKNCYAGRCNGKYIRCPEECPSSESNDPKAKVCQIDCDKPTCNAVCRQRKPNCNAPGSGCYDPRFIGGDGRVFYFHGKSNQHFSLISDSNLQINARFIGHRPAGRARDYTWIQALGILFNSQTFSVEATKAAQWTDTVDHLMLTYNGDSIALTEGTLSTWHSPSKDVKVERVASKNNVIVTLENVAEILVNVVPITKEDDRIHNYQVPNDDCFAHLEVQFRFFSLSPKVDGVLGKTYRLDFENPAKPGVAMPVVGGEDSYKTTSLLSHDCASCLFSQESSAERDASTKMITELDTLDCTKFSYGLGIVCKK, encoded by the exons ATGGAAATCACCAGAAGTAGTTCTTTCCTAATCATTTTGCTAGTGTTTGTTTCAAGTTTGGTGGAGACAAATGCATATTATTATAAGAATTGTTATGCAGGGCGTTGCAATGGAAAATATATAAGGTGCCCAGAAGAGTGCCCAAGCAGTGAATCGAATGATCCCAAGGCTAAGGTTTGTCAAATTGATTGCGACAAACCCACATGCAATGCTGTTTGTAGAC AGCGCAAACCAAACTGCAATGCACCTGGATCAGGATGCTATGATCCTCGATTCATCGGTGGAGATGGAAGAGTGTTCTACTTCCATGGAAAGAGCAATCAGCACTTCAGTCTCATCTCTGATTCCAACCTTCAAATCAATGCTCGCTTCATCGGACACAGGCCAGCCGGCAGAGCCCGCGACTACACCTGGATCCAGGCTCTTGGCATCCTGTTCAACTCTCAAACCTTCTCAGTCGAAGCCACCAAGGCGGCCCAATGGACCGATACCGTTGACCACCTTATGTTGACCTACAACGGAGACTCCATAGCTTTAACCGAAGGCACTCTTTCCACGTGGCACTCGCCGTCAAAAGACGTGAAAGTCGAGAGAGTAGCCAGCAAGAACAACGTCATAGTAACACTGGAGAATGTTGCTGAGATTCTTGTCAATGTTGTGCCGATAACCAAGGAAGATGATAGAATTCACAACTATCAAGTGCCTAATGATGATTGCTTTGCTCACTTGGAAGTTCAGTTTAGATTCTTCAGTTTGTCCCCGAAAGTTGACGGTGTTCTTGGAAAGACTTACAGGCTGGATTTCGAGAACCCGGCGAAGCCAGGTGTCGCGATGCCGGTCGTTGGCGGAGAAGACAGTTACAAGACAACGTCATTGCTTTCTCATGATTGtgcttcttgtttgttctctcaaGAAAGCTCTGCTGAGAGAGATGCTTCTACTAAAATGATTACCGAATTGGACACACTTGATTGCACCAAGTTTTCTTATGGATTGGGAATCGTTTGCAAGAAATGA